A section of the Pochonia chlamydosporia 170 chromosome 2, whole genome shotgun sequence genome encodes:
- a CDS encoding cation-transporting ATPase 4 (similar to Aspergillus terreus NIH2624 XP_001213226.1), with product MAPLVDNPQIKQAELLRPLSFHLHAYVWPFAIIWPIFLRYYLTPDLYETYIGAPEWTFVWCGTIITLQSLVWLSTHWSVALEGRFKATKVNTVEEAQLIKVLPIANAGSGEICKLVREKVGGKVNTSFLFQKRRFIYDAEAKSFSTIRYEIDSEPKPAIGHFQTFRGLEKQSDLTRAEQNYGTNTFDIPVPTFTELFKEHAVAPFFVFQIFCVGLWLLDEYWYYSLFTLFMLVAFESTVVWQRQRTLNEFRGMSIKPYDIWVFRLGKWTEVQTDALLPGDLVSVGRTKEDSGVACDMLLVEGTAIVNEAMLSGESTPLLKDSIQLRPSDAVLDTEGLDKNAFLWGGTKVLQVTHGNPEQEKPKLASGVPTPPDNGAMAIVTKTGFETSQGSLVRTMIYSTERVSANNFEALLFILFLLIFAIAASWYVWDEGVRKDRKRSKLLLDCILIVTSVVPPELPMELSLAVNTSLAALSKLAIFCTEPFRIPYGGRIDIACFDKTGTLTGEDLVVEGIAGLGLADSDVVDKKEADGAHSTMVSVTEAGIETQLVLATAHALVKLDEGDIVGDPMEKATLSSLGWALGRNDILASRNKNSGTQGTVQIKRRFQFSSALKRQSSVAMVNGISKSGKKVRGTFVGVKGAPETIMKMLVDVPADYEETFKYFTRKGSRVLALAYKQLTVDSELGSGKINDLKREKVEADLHFAGFLVLHCPLKEDAKEAVQMLNESSHRVVMITGDNPLTAVHVAREVEIVDRDVLILDAPEDNASGNKLIWRSVDDKVSIPVDATKPIDAEILKTKDLCVTGYALAQFKDQAGWNSLLRHTWVYARVSPKQKEDILLGLKDMGYYTLMAGDGTNDVGALKQAHIGVALLNGTKEDLTRIAEHSRNTKMKEVYQKQCDLMKRFNQPTPPVPVMIAHLYPPGPSNPNYMKAAEREAKNKNMTTEDYIRAQGHPTETIVSPGAQSLVNAQDSRQAEVQKKAAGLADKLASGMMEAELGDDEPPTLKLGDASVAAPFTSKLRDVIAIPNIIRQGRCTLVATIQMYKILALNCLISAYSLSVLYLEGIKFGDTQYTISGMLMSVCFLSISRAKVVEGLSKERPQPNIFNIYIIGSILGQFAIHIVTLIYIARLCEKIEPRSGLVDLEAEFEPSLLNSAIYLLQLIQQVSTFAINYQGRPFRESLSENRAMFYGILGVSGLAFVCALELMPEINEQMKLVKFTEEFKIKMAVVMALDYVLCFVIEKGLKAGFSDYHSRDIAERRPEQLERENARKKIEFEKKAAEEEAKRMEKVAEFERQVAERRQKLEEWRTGRRAQ from the exons atggcGCCGCTGGTCGACAATCCTCAGATCAAGCAGGCCGAGCTGCTGCGCCCGCTATCATTCCATTTGCACGCCTATGTTTGGccctttgccatcatctggCCCATCTTCCTCCGATACTACTTGACTCCCGACCTGTACGAGACCTACATTGGTGCGCCAGAATGGAcgtttgtttggtgtggtACCATCATCACTCTTCAGTCTCTTGTCTGGCTTAGCACACACTGGAGCGTAGCTCTGGAGGGTCGCTTCAAGGCCACCAAGGTCAATACTGTCGAAGAGGCTCAATTGATCAAGGTTCTGCCCATTGCCAACGCTGGTTCTGGCGAAATTTGCAAGCTTGTGCGCGAAAAG GTTGGTGGTAAGGTCAATACGTCGTTCCTCTTCCAGAAACGCCGTTTCATCTACGATGCCGAGGCAAAGTCCTTCTCTACGATCCGATACGAAATCGACTCCGAACCCAAGCCCGCCATCGGTCACTTCCAAACCTTTAGGGGTCTTGAGAAGCAGTCTGATCTTACCCGAGCCGAGCAGAACTATGGAACCAACACTTTCGATATTCCCGTTCCCACCTTCACCGAGCTCTTCAAGGAACACGCCGTGGCACCATTCTTTGTGTTTCAGATTTTCTGTGTTGGCCTGTGGTTGCTCGATGAGTATTGGTACTACTCGCTCTTCACCCTGTTCATGCTTGTCGCTTTCGAAAGCACCGTCGTATGGCAGCGTCAGCGCACTCTGAATGAGTTCCGTGGCATGAGCATTAAGCCCTACGACATCTGGGTATTCCGTCTTGGAAAATGGACCGAGGTGCAAACCGACGCTCTTCTCCCTGGAGACCTCGTCTCCGTCGGACGAACCAAGGAAGATAGTGGTGTGGCCTGTGACatgctgttggttgaaggAACTGCAATTGTCAACGAAGCTATGCTTTCTGGAGAAAGTACACCACTTCTCAAGGACTCTATCCAACTGCGTCCCTCCGATGCAGTACTCGATACTGAAGGTCTCGATAAGAATGCCTTCCTTTGGGGCGGTACCAAGGTTCTTCAGGTTACGCACGGTAACCCTGAACAGGAGAAACCCAAGCTCGCATCTGGTGTTCCCACCCCTCCTGACAATGGTGCCATGGCCATCGTGACCAAGACTGGATTCGAGACGTCACAGGGTAGCCTGGTTCGCACCATGATTTACTCTACCGAACGTGTTTCAGCCAACAACTTTGAGGCCCTTCTCTTCATTCTGTTCCTCCTTATTTTCGCAATCGCCGCTTCTTGGTATGTTTGGGATGAAGGCGTTCGCAAGGACAGGAAACGATCCAAGCTTCTgcttgactgcatcttgaTTGTCACCAGTGTCGTTCCACCAGAACTCCCCATGGAACTCAGTCTAGCCGTCAATACTAGTTTGGCTGCACTTTCCAAACTTGCTATTTTCTGCACCGAGCCCTTCAGAATTCCCTACGGCGGTCGTATCGATATTGCCTGCTTCGACAAGACGGGCACTCTTACTGGTGAAGATTTGGTTGTCGAAGGTATTGCCGGGCTTGGCCTGGCAGATTCCGATGTCGTCGACAAAAAGGAAGCCGACGGAGCTCACTCAACCATGGTATCTGTCACTGAAGCCGGCATTGAAACACAActcgtcctcgccaccgCCCATGCCCTCGTCAAACTAGACGAAGGTGATATCGTCGGTGACCCCATGGAGAAGGCTACTCTTTCTTCCCTTGGCTGGGCTCTAGGCCGCAATGACATCTTGGCAAGCAGGAACAAGAACAGTGGTACACAAGGCACCGTGCAGATCAAGCGTCGATTCCAGTTCTCTTCGGCTCTCAAGCGCCAGAGCTCAGTCGCCATGGTTAACGGTATTTCTAAGTCTGGCAAGAAGGTGAGGGGCACTTTTGTAGGTGTCAAAGGTGCTCCGGAAACCATcatgaagatgttggtggaCGTTCCCGCGGATTACGAGGAGACTTTCAAGTACTTTACTCGCAAGGGATCCCGTGTCTTGGCCCTGGCTTATAAGCAGCTCACAGTTGATTCTGAGCTTGGCTCTGGCAAGATTAATGACTTGAAGCGTGAAAAGGTCGAAGCCGATCTCCATTTTGCTGGCTTCTTGGTTCTGCACTGCCCGTTGAAGGAGGACGCAAAGGAGGCTGTTCAAATGCTTAATGAGAGTAGCCACCGCGTTGTCATGATTACCGGAGACAATCCCTTGACTGCCGTCCACGTCGCTCGCGAGGTCGAAATTGTTGATCGAGACGTTCTCATCTTAGATGCACCTGAAGACAATGCCAGCGGAAACAAGCTGATCTGGAGGAGCGTTGACGACAAGGTCAGCATTCCTGTTGATGCCACCAAACCCATTGACGCCGAAATTCTCAAGACAAAGGACCTCTGCGTTACCGGATATGCTCTGGCGCAGTTCAAGGATCAGGCCGGGTGGAACTCCCTGCTTCGTCACACTTGGGTCTACGCTCGAGTCTCGCCCAAGCAAAAGGAGGacattcttcttggtctcAAGGATATGGGCTACTACACTCTCATGGCTGGCGATGGCACCAATGATGTCGGCGCTCTCAAACAGGCACACATTGGTGTTGCCCTGCTCAATGGTACAAAGGAGGACTTGACTCGCATCGCTGAACACTCGAGAaacaccaagatgaaggaagTTTACCAGAAGCAGTGTGATTTGATGAAACGTTTCAACCAGCCAACTCCTCCTGTTCCTGTCATGATCGCCCACCTGTACCCCCCTGGACCCAGCAACCCCAACTACATGAAGGCCGCCGAACGCGaggccaagaacaagaacatGACCACCGAGGATTACATCAGAGCACAGGGCCACCCAACCGAAACTATTGTGTCCCCTGGCGCGCAGAGCTTGGTCAACGCCCAAGATTCTCGCCAAGCCGAGGTTCAGAAGAAGGCCGCTGGGCTAGCTGACAAACTTGCATCTGGAATGATGGAAGCCGAGTTGGGTGACGACGAACCCCCAACTCTGAAGCTCGGTGATGCATCCGTCGCCGCTCCCTTCACTTCTAAGCTCCGAGATGTTATTGCCATTCCCAACATTATCCGCCAAGGTCGATGCACGCTCGTTGCCACAATCCAGATGTACAAGATCCTCGCTCTGAACTGCCTCATTAGTGCCTACTCTCTCTCCGTCCTGTACCTTGAGGGTATCAAGTTTGGCGATACTCAGTACACAATCAGTGGTATGCTCATGTCCGTCTGCTTCCTCAGCATTTCCCGCGCCAAGGTCGTCGAAGGCTTGAGCAAAGAGCGACCTCAGcccaacatcttcaacatttACATCATCGGCTCCATCCTCGGCCAATTCGCCATTCACATCGTGACTCTCATCTACATCGCTCGTCTCTGCGAAAAGATTGAGCC ACGCTCTGGCCTCGTCGATCTCGAAGCTGAATTCGAGCCATCTCTCCTCAACTCTGCCATCTATCTCCTCCAGCTCATCCAGCAAGTCTCAACCTTTGCCATTAACTACCAGGGCCGCCCATTCCGCGAATCCCTCTCCGAGAACAGAGCCATGTTCTACGGCATCCTGGGCGTATCcggcctcgccttcgtctGCGCCCTCGAATTGATGCCCGAAATCAACGAACAGATGAAACTTGTCAAATTCACCGAGGAATTCAAGATTAAAATGGCTGTTGTCATGGCTCTCGACTACGTCCTCTGCTTCGTCATCGAGAAGGGTCTCAAGGCCGGATTCAGCGACTACCACTCCCGTGATATCGCTGAGCGTCGTCCCGAACAGCTCGAGCGCGAAAATGCCCGCAAGAAGATTGAAtttgagaagaaggctgctgaggaagaggcaaagAGGATGGAAAAAGTGGCCGAGTTTGAGAGACAGGTCGCTGAGAGGAGACAAAAGCTGGAGGAGTGGAGGACCGGGCGTCGTGCTCAGTAA